In Oryza sativa Japonica Group chromosome 11, ASM3414082v1, the following are encoded in one genomic region:
- the LOC4350100 gene encoding putative auxin-responsive protein IAA29 isoform X1, with protein sequence MKDRNASAEPVVKPGLSPSRFVKVFMHGEPFGRKINLALHNNYDSLSFTLKKLGNNYSSLVNKEEDGAIDSDFDLLYDDMDGVRYFLGDVPWEVFTTTVKKIYIVPAEQQNENDYQEEEEDNAAAAATADEDGDGAAADDGVAAAADDVDDVAGYTSNDDPSFD encoded by the exons ATGAAGGATAGGAATGCTTCTGCTGAGCCTGTGGTGAAGCCAGGATTATCACCATCAAGATTTGTGAAGGTTTTCATGCATGGGGAACCCTTTGGGAGGAAGATCAATTTGGCTCTCCATAACAACTATGACTCTTTGTCCTtcactttaaaaaaattgggCAACAACTATTCCA GCTTGGTGAACAAGGAAGAAGATGGTGCAATAGACAGCGACTTTGACCTCTTGTATGATGATATGGATGGTGTTCGTTACTTCCTTGGTGATGTCCCATGGGA GGTTTTCACCACTACAGTGAAAAAGATCTACATTGTCCCTGCAGAACAACAGAATG AAAATGATTatcaggaggaggaagaggacaacgcggctgctgctgctactgctgacGAAGATGGAGATGGAGCTGCTGCTGACGATGGCGTTGCTGCTGCAGCTGACGACGTTGACGATGTTGCTGGATACACGAGCAACGATGACCCAAGCTTCGACTGA
- the LOC4350100 gene encoding putative auxin-responsive protein IAA29 has protein sequence MKDRNASAEPVVKPGLSPSRFVKVFMHGEPFGRKINLALHNNYDSLSFTLKKLGNNYSMSPFELEGLVNKEEDGAIDSDFDLLYDDMDGVRYFLGDVPWEVFTTTVKKIYIVPAEQQNENDYQEEEEDNAAAAATADEDGDGAAADDGVAAAADDVDDVAGYTSNDDPSFD, from the exons ATGAAGGATAGGAATGCTTCTGCTGAGCCTGTGGTGAAGCCAGGATTATCACCATCAAGATTTGTGAAGGTTTTCATGCATGGGGAACCCTTTGGGAGGAAGATCAATTTGGCTCTCCATAACAACTATGACTCTTTGTCCTtcactttaaaaaaattgggCAACAACTATTCCA TGTCACCATTTGAACTTGAAGGCTTGGTGAACAAGGAAGAAGATGGTGCAATAGACAGCGACTTTGACCTCTTGTATGATGATATGGATGGTGTTCGTTACTTCCTTGGTGATGTCCCATGGGA GGTTTTCACCACTACAGTGAAAAAGATCTACATTGTCCCTGCAGAACAACAGAATG AAAATGATTatcaggaggaggaagaggacaacgcggctgctgctgctactgctgacGAAGATGGAGATGGAGCTGCTGCTGACGATGGCGTTGCTGCTGCAGCTGACGACGTTGACGATGTTGCTGGATACACGAGCAACGATGACCCAAGCTTCGACTGA
- the LOC136354246 gene encoding putative auxin-responsive protein IAA28, producing the protein MKDRNASAGPEVKPAGLSPSRFVKVFMHGEPFERKINLAIHNNYDSLSFTLKRLGNNYSMSPFELEGFVNNEEDGAIDNDFDLLYDDMNGVRYLLGEVPWEVFTITVKRIYIVPAEQQNESEYQEEEEDNAAAAATADEDGYQPGLQTLSPPVNGAAADDGAAAAVDNGDDHGYTSNDDPSFD; encoded by the exons ATGAAGGATAGGAATGCTTCTGCTGGGCCAGAGGTGAAGCCTGCAGGATTGTCACCATCAAGGTTTGTGAAGGTCTTCATGCATGGGGAACCCTTTGAGAGGAAGATCAATTTGGCCATCCATAACAACTATGACTCTTTGTCCTTCACTTTAAAAAGATTGGGCAACAACTATTCCA TGTCACCATTTGAACTTGAAGGCTTTGTGAACAATGAAGAAGATGGTGCCATAGATAATGACTTTGATCTCCTGTACGATGACATGAATGGTGTTCGTTACTTACTTGGTGAAGTCCCATGGGA GGTTTTCACCATTACAGTCAAAAGGATCTACATTGTTCCTGCAGAACAACAGAATG AAAGTGAATatcaggaggaggaagaggacaacgcggctgctgctgctactgctgacGAAGAT ggttatcaaccgggactacaaacgctttctccaccagtgaatggAGCTGCTGCTGACGatggcgctgctgctgcagttGACAATGGAGATGACCATGGCTACACAAGCAACGATGACCCAAGCTTCGACTAA